Part of the Planococcus plakortidis genome is shown below.
ACAACGGAAATATTGCCGAGCTTGGATTTGGGCCAGATTGTCATATCAGCCTCCACCTTTCCCCACGTATTATGTTCTGCCTAGTGTATTCCACTTGTTTGCCGCATTTCCTGCCGGATGAATTGTAAAGAATGTTAAAATCCAAGGCGGTTGCGCACTTCAGCCGTATAGTTCTGGCTGATGGGAATCATCGAGCCGTCGCGTAAAGTCAATACATAGTTCGACGCGACGTCTTTTGCTATTTCTTCTATATAATGCACGTTGACGATGAACGACCGGTGGACGGACAGGAAATAATCAGGCAATTGTTCTTTCAAGTTTTTCAATGTCCGGCTTGAACAATAGGATTCTTCATCTGCAAAGAACCAGGTCTTCTTTTGGCTGCTTTCGATATGGGAGACTTTCTCGACAGGCACCGGGCGCCAACTGTCGTCTTGCTTGCCTGTCAAAAAGGCGAGCGGCTTTTTTCTTCCCACCACGTAATCCGGCGGCAATGTAATGACCAGCACCGCATCCCGGTTATCGATGGTGATCGGATAGCCGATGCCGTAATAAGCAGATCCAAGAACCGCTTCTTCGACATACATTTCGACTTTGCTGCCTTCTTTCGCAACACGAGCCGCGATGGTACCGGATGACACGGGCTGCCCTTCTGTGATGGAGAGATCGTGGACGCCCGCCTTATAGTAGATATAGTGATTTTCGGCCGCAACCGCGATCGACGCCTCTTTCGGGATCCAGTCCCCGATGATGAATCCTACCTGTTCCAATACAGTGTTTGCCATGGTCATTTCCCCTTCCAAGTTCATTCGTCCGAATATTCCGCCTTTTATCCGCTTATATCGTCTTTCGTCATTTTTTCAGGACAGGCTGAATATTCTGTTATATATTAATATACATCAAAACAAACTGTATTAATACAGTTGATTTCAAAAAATATTTATACCGGAAAGGGATGGTTGGAATGGTAAACAAACAACAGCAAATCGAGGAATTGAACAAAGCATGGCAGGAAGATAAACGCTGGGAAAACATCGAGCGTCCATATACAGCGGAAGATGTCGTTAAACTCCGCGGATCGGTCATGATCGAGCATACACTT
Proteins encoded:
- a CDS encoding LytTR family DNA-binding domain-containing protein, encoding MANTVLEQVGFIIGDWIPKEASIAVAAENHYIYYKAGVHDLSITEGQPVSSGTIAARVAKEGSKVEMYVEEAVLGSAYYGIGYPITIDNRDAVLVITLPPDYVVGRKKPLAFLTGKQDDSWRPVPVEKVSHIESSQKKTWFFADEESYCSSRTLKNLKEQLPDYFLSVHRSFIVNVHYIEEIAKDVASNYVLTLRDGSMIPISQNYTAEVRNRLGF